In Zingiber officinale cultivar Zhangliang chromosome 8B, Zo_v1.1, whole genome shotgun sequence, a single genomic region encodes these proteins:
- the LOC122016555 gene encoding proline-rich receptor-like protein kinase PERK12, with protein MGTFGYLAPEYASSGKLTDRSDVYSFGVVLLELITGRKPVDTSRPLGDESLVEWARPLLIHALETGNFDELVDPRLENKFPKVGMLRMIEAAAACVRHSAPKRPRMVQVMRALDNDESFSDLSNGIKFGQSMIYNSGQYSAEIHNLHKMAFSNGSFSIDHDNSNEFNH; from the exons ATGGGGACATTTgg ATACTTGGCACCTGAATATGCTTCTAGTGGAAAATTGACAGACAGGTCCGATGTGTATTCATTTGGTGTTGTGCTTCTAGAGTTAATAACTGGGCGTAAACCAGTAGACACATCTCGTCCTCTAGGAGATGAGAGCTTAGTTGAATGG GCTCGACCACTCTTGATTCATGCCCTTGAGACAGGTAATTTTGATGAATTAGTGGATCCTAGATTGGAGAACAAGtttcccaaagttggaatgctacgTATGATTGAAGCAGCTGCTGCTTGTGTTCGTCATTCTGCTCCCAAGCGGCCAAGAATGGTGCAA GTAATGAGAGCATTGGATAACGACGAAAGCTTCAGTGATCTCTCCAACGGCATAAAATTTGGACAAAGTATGATCTACAACTCTGGCCAATACTCTGCTGAAATTCATAACCTTCACAAAATGGCATTCTCTAATGGAAGCTTTAGCATTGACCATGATAATTCCAATGAGTTTAATCATTGA
- the LOC122013652 gene encoding proline-rich receptor-like protein kinase PERK9, translating into PPPPPPPSPSQPFISPPPLISPPPPTLPYISNSPPPPNLSTPPPIASSSLQPPPPPLPPPPPPPPSNSNATPPPPSTSPPPPPPLPPPPQATNPNPSPLSNDSTISIPPPPPPPNPSPPPSSPSYSIPPPPLIPPPPSIPPPMFVQPPPINPNIAPPINNKESPPPPPPPPPTRTLAPISPSPHHVPPPYPPTMHSPPHVHTNGTTKSNSSSSIFPHSRTSKSSNVTETTGTGTLVGITVAGVLVFIAIFFIVLRKKKGRTYGSTSPYDQSLSQPTLPNNSGSNKIALSPTMQASYNRQVHTSDTIEPPGSRHWFTYDELKSITNGFSHENHIGQGGFGSVYKGTMSDGRQIAVKQLRAGSGQGDKEFKAEVEIISRVHHRHLVSLVGYCIAEHHRLLVYEYVSNKTLQHHLHGEGLPVLDWAKRMKISLGSARGLAYLHEDCHPRIIHRDIKSANILLDESFEAQAILYLHDHF; encoded by the exons ccaccaccaccaccaccaccatcacCATCTCAACCTTTTATCTCACCTCCACCATTGATATCTCCACCACCACCAACACTACCTTACATATCAAATTCACCACCTCCACCTAACTTATCGACACCCCCTCCTATAGCATCATCCTCATTGCAGCCACCACCACCGCCATTGCCGCCCCCGCCGCCGCCACCACCATCCAATTCAAATGCAACTCCTCCACCTCCCTctacttctcctcctcctcctcctcctcttcctcctcctcctcaagcTACAAATCCAAATCCCTCGCCATTGTCAAATGATTCAACTATATCAATTccaccacctccacctcctccaaaTCCATCCCCTCCACCTAGCTCACCTTCATACTCAATACCTCCTCCTCCATTAATACCTCCTCCTCCATCAATACCTCCACCAATGTTTGTTCAACCGCCTCCCATAAATCCAAATATAGCCCCTCCTATCAATAACAAAGAATCGCCGCCgccaccacctccacctccaccaacTCGAACACTTGCTCCAATTTCTCCATCTCCCCATCATGTGCCTCCACCTTATCCACCAACCATGCATAGTCCTCCTCATGTTCATACTAATGGCACTACAAAATCTAACTCTTCTTCTAGTATTTTTCCTCATTCGAGAACTTCAAAGAGTTCAAATGTAACTGAAACTACTGGAACCGGGACTTTAGTTGGAATAACCGTTGCCGGAGTGCTAGTTTTCATCGCAATTTTCTTTATAGTCCTcaggaagaagaagggaagaacaTATGGTTCTACAAGTCCATATGATCAATCTCTCAGTCAACCCACTCTACCAA ATAACAGCGGTTCGAATAAGATAGCATTATCACCTACAATGCAAGCCTCATACAATCGTCAAGTTCATACATCGGATACCATTGAGCCGCCAGGATCTAGGCATTGGTTTACATACGACGAGTTAAAATCCATAACAAATGGATTTTCTCATGAAAATCACATCGGTCAAGGTGGATTTGGGTCTGTATATAAGGGTACAATGTCTGATGGGAGGCAAATTGCTGTCAAACAACTTAGGGCTGGTAGTGGACAAGGCGATAAGGAATTTAAGGCAGAAGTGGAGATCATTAGTCGCGTACACCATCGCCATCTTGTTTCTTTGGTGGGCTACTGCATAGCTGAACATCATCGCCTTTTGGTTTATGAATATGTTTCTAACAAAACTTTGCAGCATCATTTGCATG GAGAAGGTCTACCGGTTCTCGATTGGGCAAAGAGAATGAAAATTTCTCTAGGATCGGCTCGTGGACTAGCATATCTTCATGAAGACT GTCATCCTCGTATCATCCACAGAGACATCAAATCGGCTAATATCCTCTTAGATGAATCTTTTGAAGCTCAGGCAATATTATATCTTCATGATCATTTTTGA